A region of the Dreissena polymorpha isolate Duluth1 chromosome 6, UMN_Dpol_1.0, whole genome shotgun sequence genome:
GGTGCGGAGAACAGTTTAAAAATGTCAAAACTCGTGcacaaaattaaatacatttcagGGAGTAGTAAAGATTTAACCTTAACAATACAATTTTGCCACTCATTTAAAGGCTGGTAAAAGGTAACAAATCCAACTATTATGCATATacactggtctaatttttaccggatttcagttactcttgaataaaaaaagataataacacagcttaattgcaacgttgtcaagaattatgtaAGATATACCCatttcataatttgaagaaatgtttacaacttttcAATTTCCGTACATTTTTGCTATCTCCGATGTTTCTCGGCTTCTTTCGTAAAGTACGAATAAATTGATGACGTAgtacaaacaacaaaatatcatCGTAAACAAAGAAAGAGAACATGAGTTcggtatgatatttttgttttgaatgtcttGCCTCTTCACCCTTGACCTGCTCACGTGATACACAATGTCTTGTGCGGACCATTCAAAATTTGTTATCGGAAAACCGGCTCGGAATCGCTCGGCATGATTGAGTTAACAGCGATgtaataaactgattgtttgtaaacacaattgacttggaggacactgtattttgagctcaaaacaagttgtatttctcattattttatggtaatgtccaatagcatatatgtattatttttgtataacctttataaataaaatatgcacaaaatcttttaaaatctGTATAAtaacggatcgtcaccttttacGGTCCTTTAAATACCTGTtctaattgtttatttttattttgaaagacaCATCACCTTCAGTGGGGCTTACAAAGTAGTTACGTTTTTTCCGTGGTTCATGCATGGAATAACATCAAACTATTTTATAATTTGCAAGAGGTCCACATCCCCAATCGTGTAACACCATTTCAAATCACTAAATCAAATACCGATTGCCTGATAGCTCTTTTTATGTAGGTGAAAATTGCTACAAAATTGCAACGTTCGttatcatcattaacaacttgtacTGTTATCGGTTAAGCATGACAGTATATGCATTCGGATAAACAACAATTATTGAGATGGATatatattgtcataaaacatCAAACACGAGCAAATTAATGACTTAAATGCAAACATTAACAGTTATATACATAACAACGCACCATCTAAAAAATGTGCTTATTcatcagaaattattttaagccAACTATTCACACTCATACGTTTTATTCAGTGACTAACTAACACAAACTAAAAACGAACACAATATTCACTATCACACTTGATACAAGCTTAACATTCGTAGACAAAAAACGTGTTTCTAGAATTTAACATCTTTAAAATGTCTGAAACGTCGACTAAAACTCGATACAAAGGCACTTGCATCATATGAGCTAGTAAGTGTCATCATGATCGACTTCTCTGACGAATTAATGGGCTAGTGATGCGAATGCGGCAGGCGGCACACCATGACCGGAACTGGCGAATGGTGGACCACATAGTCGCTGACGCTTCCCAGGAAGGTCCGCCTCAGCGTCCCCAGGCCACGATTTCCGGTGATGATGAAATCAGCGCCCTCCTGTACCACAGCCTCTATCAGCTGGTGGCCAGGATCGCCACCCATCTGCTTGACAGAGCCCTGGATCTAGCAAATCAGTGTTAAAGGCATTATGGAAAATCATAATAATCGCAAGTACACATTCTTGgcaatataaattgtattgttctATTAGCCCGCTCTTTATATAACTTTATAGTCAGTTGATTGTGTACCGATTTATGTTAATTTACATTCGATATGTTTATATAGTTTGAGACTTAAGCGTGCGTTTTAAGAGATTTCTTAGCAGGTATCGACGGTCAACAGGCGGAAACAACTTATTTTCAATCACGCATAAAACGTATCGTTATGTCATTGttttgacattgatattaccaTGAAAAAAGACATACTATTTGTGCTTTAACGCAAATGCTCATCGATGTAGCTTTTACTTTGGGCACTatacaatgaaacaaataaaCGCTATAAAGACAATTACAAACGGTGCATGTCATAACGCGCATGCGCAATTTTGCTGTTGGAATATTTTCGAATTACGTTGTCAAAACCCAAGGATTAGTTGTTCTTACGCCATGAAAATTAACGTAATTTGATACTTCTCAGGACATAATTGTGCGTTGTCATCACTTCGACAAACGCACAATTTGTCTTTCAACGATTAGCGAGCATTAGAACATTAAACAGTGTGGGCATGATTCACAAAAGGGCGAGACTTTATATGCGTGAGTTCGAATCGTGCAAGAAAAGGCATTTCCAAGAACTGGGTGTAATCATCTCACACGTGTACTATTTTTAACGTGTACATCAAAATAATTCTATattatggtattttatttataatgacaTGAGAGTATCTAATATCCGATATACGCATATGCGAAATCCATCAATGTCTTTATAAGACAGCTTAGCAGATCGACCGTTATAATTACATGATGTGGCatacacataaatataaaaaagaacatAACATTTATTGTCGATATTTACTCCAAGCGACTTCTTAGTTTATTAGTTTTGTGGAAACAGTGCTTGAGCATTGTCTAATGAAAACTAAACTATCCTATTCAAACGAATACTTTCTTTTTCAAGCTCAAATGTTCTGTATTATGCAATCGCCGGTATACCTCCGGAATATGTCTGTAGCAACGTAACACAAATATAAGTGTTAATCTATGTTAATATCGTGCAAAAATAGTCCCATTACTGATCGCAGCATTTCGATAGTATTCACATTTTATTGCAAGACAAGTTGTAAGATCAAAAGTTGTGAGGGTTTTATATATTGATCGCAATCTTCGTGCTCAATTATCCATATTGATCTGGGTATAAAGgttgtttataaaacaagagggccatgattgccATTACACACTCACCTGGATACACGAACAGTTAAATGTGAACGGTTAAAGACATGGTGATGCACATGTTGAACCCACTCGACCAAGATTAAAACTAGGTCTAGATATTGTCTTGTTATATTGCCAAACTTACCATTCTGACGTTGTGTTATCAAGATGGAGACGTTAATGTTacttccagtgtttttttttaaagattgtataTGGTGACCTAGGCTTTGCTCTCGAGTGACAAACTATATAAACGTACACGTTATTTAAAAGTACGACAATCGTCTTACATCTGTGTCGATTAAAACGAGAAATTGAAACACATATCTATGACATAATCTTAAGAAATAATCATAATCTTAAGAATATCTGTttatctgtttatcatacctctacgtcccgaTTTAAgagaaataatggaaaaaaatcgCGAAAAAGCTGCATTttaagcgggaaagaatatgattttTGACGAGTTTATAATGATGTCATAagcacttgcgcttaatatttgtaaaacatgttttttgctgtttgtgttgcagtttgtgttcaaaatatattacatcaTGGTATCCAATTGTTTTGATTGTTGAATCTGTTtcgattttattaaaaatgattaatttatagttgattccgagtattCATTCTATCATCGACTGACATacgaacttcctgttgaactgatataaaaatatatattatataccaaTCATACAGATATCAATGAAGCGGTTTGATAAACCATGGTCCCAAGTTATATAACCGTCAGCAAATCATAATTGTATCCCATCAATTAACCCGAATAGGTGAAATAACACACGATCTAATACGGGTTGGTGTATTTACACCTTGTATATAACTGTGAACACGCGCCCTCTCGTGAAAACAGTTGTTCGTGTGTGTTCGTCATTTAAATGTGTCTCCATCAGTGTCTTTTGTTAATTCTTGAACTGAAGACACGTGGATGcgtaaataaatttcataaatataatttcatgaaAGTATCTAAGACAGATTCGTGTTTTTTGTCGCAAAAACGTCTGAAACATTATTTTCATTACCATATCTGGGAATGAAATTTCTAAGTTTCGGGTAATACTTACGCCTAGCATTATCTATACATACTTACGCCTTGATGGTCCAGGAGTGTTTGGAACTGCGTCATGCGCTCCTTGGTAACGTGTTGCTCCTCGTCCACGATCCGCGACATCAGTGCGGCGTCTGACGTCATCACCGCTGAAAGGAACGATAATTACGGCATTCACAAATAACGCTACGTCACGAAAACATGTTTGTGATCAGAGTGTAACGATCATAAAGCAAACATATTATCCTTAGTTGACCATAGCATTCTGAATAGAACGGCATAGATTTAGTTGTAAATGTATTCAATgagacattaaatatttaaaatcttAAGTGTGTACAAATTCGATTCAGTGAGATATGGAAGTTTtgcagtaatttttttttagactATTTTGTACTTAATTGTGTTTTAAGAACATTGTGTACAAAATTATTCCCTCAGACCACTTTGTAtgaattttttgtataaaattattatgtattaCATTGATTTCTGATACCATTTCGTTTTAAATGCATTTCTAAGAGCGTCTACGTGAATAACATGAATGACtgtgtcttttatttatattaattaatacattaattgACTATGATAAAATCTAAAGCATGAACACATAAACAATGTAAGCTTTAATTCCTGCTCGTTAATTTGATCCATATAGCACTTCATAGTTTACTCAATTAACATATAAAGCATATAGAAACACTACTTTATCAACGTGTATCGTTGTACAAAGCAATGTACGAAGATTCACATCTGCTTACGCATAGTGATAAGATGTTTATACTCCGGTGTGTGCACCAATATCAAAAAGTCGGCGGGTTCGTGAATATTGTCTTTATACCCTGAAACGAAACAAAACCCATCAGTCAAGGTCAATCTAATAAATATTTTCGTGTAGGACTATCGATAAGGTGGCCTCGGGTCCGATTCCCAAGCGTTCACAATAGCTTATTTATATACTTGGTCTACCCAATCGAGCTCGAGTTTTGCTATTTAAGTCGTTGGTTTTAGATGCAATCGAATAAAAACATAAGTACGTTCAATCTTATTTTATCAATGTAACCTCTTGTGGCCATAATAGCCTGATGCAGTATCTGTTCATGACACACGATATTATATAAAGGGGCATTTCGTATAAGAGCGACTGTGATGCAACTTATAGACAAACTTGTAGTAAAGTTATACACAATGCACCTAGTTATATTTTTGTATGCATACAAGAAAACtaaattttatgtaaaatgaATATTGGAAATAAGAAAAACACCATCAAATAATACCataacataattatgtcaaaatgacaAAGAGCGATGCATAAATTCGATGGAATAAATTCGTTAGCTTTCGTCTTGATTCATGcccaaaaattaataataaaaagacCCGTCTCAAAGCAATGTCATCTATTTTCTTTGCTTATGATGATAGCCATTAAAGTAAGCTAGATCGCATTTTGTGCATCTCTTACTATGATATACTTTGGTTAAGAccaaacatattttatgtatacTTTAATTTTGCTCCTTATATCTATAATAAACTATTATCGCAACAAGAGGAGGACTAGACTCGGTAAATGACAAGTCAAATGTCAATATTTACCATTTGCTTAGCAAATGGTCAACACATTTAATATTTCTGATATGGCACAATCTAGCATTTCTGAAATGGCACACACGACACAGCCGTTAATGCAGTTACTAGCTTCATGAAGTAAACACACGAGCTTCGGAATGTTAACTTCAAACATATCTTCTCGAATGAAGAGAAAATGTGTTGACTAACATAATGTTAAAATAGTGCACATACTACTATACaagttaataaacaaaataataaagaacATCTAATCATTTGCACTAGTTGTAAGATTATCAGTAAAAAACTAGAAGTACGAGGAAAGATGGCAGTATTAGAAGTAGTGATGGCATTATTAGAAGAAGTGATAGCCACAGGAagataagtagtagtagtagtagttgttgttgttgtagttgttgtagtagtagtagtagtagtagtagtagtagtagtagtagtagtagtagtagtagtagtagtagtagtagtagtagtagtagtagtagtagtagaagtagtagtagaagtagaagtagtagtagtagtagtagtagtagaagtagtagaagtagtagtagtagtagtagtagtagtagtagtagtagtagtagtagtagtagtagtagtagtagttgttgttgtagtagtagtagtaggtgtaatagtagtagtagttgtagtagtagtagtagtagtagcagtagtagtaacagtagtagtagtagtagtagtaatagtataagtagtagtagcagtagtagtagtagtagtagtagtagtagtagtagtaatacaagtataagtagtagtagtaatagtagtagtagtagtagtagtagtagaagtagtagtagtagttgtagtattagtagtagtagtagtataagtagtagtagtagtagtagtagtagtagtagtagtagtagtagtagtagtagtagtagtagtagtagtagtagtagtagtagaagtagtagtagtagaagtagaagtagtagtagtagtagtagtagtagaagtagtagaagtagtagtagtagtagtagtagtagtagtagtagtagtagtagtagtagtagtagtagttgttgttgtagtagtagtagtaggtgtaatagtagtagtagttgtagtagtagtagtagtagtagcagtagtagtaacagtagtagtagtagtagtagtaatagtataagtagtagtagcagtagtagtagtagtagtagtagtagtagtagtaatacaagtataagtagtagtagtaatagtagtagtagtagtagtagtagtagaagtagtagtagtagttgtagtattagtagtagtagtagtataagtagtagtagtagtagtagtagtagtagtagtagtagtagtagtagtagtagtagtagaagtagtagtagtagaagtagtagtactagtagtagtagcagtagtagtagtagtagtagtagtagtagcatcagcagcagtagcagtagtagcagtagtagcagtagtagcggtagtagtagtagtagtactagtagtagtaatattaatagtagtagtagtagtagtagtagtagtagtagtagtagaagtagtagtagtagtagtagtagtagcagtagtaatagtagtagtagtagtagtagtagtagtagtagtagtagtagtagtagtagtagtagtagtagtagtagtagtagtagaagtagtagttgaagtagttgtagtagtagtagaagtagtagtagtagtagtagtagtagtagtagtagtagtagaagtagtagtagtagtagtagtggtagtagtagtagtagtagtagtagaagtagtagcagtggtggtagtagtagtagtagtagtagaagtagtagtaatagaagtagtaatattagttgtagtagtagtagtactagtagtagtagtagtagtagtagtggtagtagtagtagtagtagtagtagtagtagtagtagtagtagtagcagtagtagtagtagtagtagtagtagtggtagtaatagtataagtagtagtagtagtagtagtagtagtagtagtagtagtagtagtagtagtagtagcagtagtagtagtagtagtagtagtagtagtagtagtagtagtagcagtagtaatagtagtagtagtagtagtagtagtagtagtagtagtagtagtagtagtagtagtagtagtagtagtagcagtagtagtagtaaaagtagtagtagtagtagtagtagtagtagtagtagtagtagtagtagtagtgcagcagcagtagctgtaatagcagtagtagcgatagtagtaatagtagtagttgtactagtagtagtagtagtagtagtagttgtagtagtagtagtagtagtagtagtagtagtagtagtagtagtagtagtagtagtagtagtagtagtagtagaagtagtagtagtaatagtagtatatgtagtagtactagtagtagtagtagtagcagcagcagcagcagcagcagcagtagtaatagtagtagtagtagaacagcACCAGTagctgtagtagcagtagtagcagtagtagcggtagtagtaatagtagtagtagtattagtagtattagtagtagtagtagtagtagtagtagtagtagtagtagtagtagtagtagtagtagtagtagtagttgtagtagtagtagtagtagtagtagtagtagtagtagtagaagtagtagtagtagtagaagtagtagcagcagcagcagcagcagcagtagtagtagtagtagtagtggtagtagtggtagtagtagtagtagtagaagtagtataagtagtagtagtagtagaagtagtagtaatagtagtagtagtagtagtagtaatagtagtagtagtaccagtagcagtaatagtagtaaaagtagtagtt
Encoded here:
- the LOC127836634 gene encoding stress response protein NhaX-like, with the translated sequence MEETGNKDTSRKRKIIMGMDGSRNAEEALTWYKDNIHEPADFLILVHTPEYKHLITMPVMTSDAALMSRIVDEEQHVTKERMTQFQTLLDHQGIQGSVKQMGGDPGHQLIEAVVQEGADFIITGNRGLGTLRRTFLGSVSDYVVHHSPVPVMVCRLPHSHH